A genomic segment from Coccinella septempunctata chromosome 3, icCocSept1.1, whole genome shotgun sequence encodes:
- the LOC123309641 gene encoding uncharacterized protein LOC123309641 isoform X2, with protein sequence MFKYNPNLISLKCVIFLFFGALGSFFPFLPLHMNDLGLSKDEAVTITAVAALVATIGPLIVAPLADRLAGTSSGGTRSKSGKYLKLMIAVCLILSVIFYWLLATIPRVPKIPSNKRGPLKVSFMCNEHGGYVLQDRCDNEETCYNWNSEIVGTVLVKNCDFTCEVTPSWTNEVMTEPPNGENTSSGQEVYSEAIYEENSDWTPPIEAEIPSETVTTPRVIYLGLEPIPHMCHATGPSNNKTQICDVYTPYSDPIPFEISLKPNENVTGSNDTESFCRYPIATELNCRMPAEVIQKLKSENEYCEPVIGCEIHWPYNNTDSLLRKSQCGYGNISFYLYILVRSLGDIFPAAALVLIDTAIVIATRETSTGRGDVGKQFALGALGLAVFPPLVGWLGHGSFLVAIITFTILMLVAALILILDSNMPLSPPEWWWHTRCGMLALPMSSVRKYGFEVIALGIVFFCLGIFWNAIDAFLPWHIVKLNNPSAAIIGLTYAIGAIPAVAYLTFAEKIVDYCGHSNILILCFVNYIVHHLALVFIQEASIILICEILEIVTLHFMWVTAVLYLRHLVPRKYTTCGQALPVITHFCLGRFVGALLGGLAYSEYPDNFKRVHKWFSISAAVIATIYSISYHFYLKFYCIPPTQLPPDPAPSTVQHMNGNGNYTPLRVYHNSSSKKGHFRY encoded by the exons atgttcaaatacAACCCAAATTTGATTTCACTGAAATGTGTTAtctttctcttttttggag ccCTCGGGAGCTTCTTTCCCTTCCTACCCCTCCATATGAACGATTTAGGGTTATCAAAAGATGAGGCGGTTACCATCACAGCAGTAGCAGCACTGGTAGCAACTATAGGCCCCCTTATAGTAGCCCCCTTGGCCGACAGATTGGCTGGAACATCATCAGGGGGAACCAGGAGCAAATCAGGAAAATATCTCAAGTTGATGATTGCAGTCTGTCTCATTCTTTCGGTGATATTTTATTGGCTGTTGGCTACAATACCGAGAGTT CCCAAGATACCTTCAAAT AAAAGAGGCCCTTTGAAAGTGAGTTTTATGTGTAATGAACATGGTGGATATGTACTGCAAGATCGCTGTGATAATGAGGAAACTTGCTATAATTGGAATAGTGAGATC GTGGGCACTGTATTGGTGAAAAATTGTGACTTCACATGTGAGGTGACCCCGTCGTGGACAAATGAGGTGATGACCGAACCACCAAATGGTGAGAACACCAGCAGCGGCCAAGAGGTATACAGTGAAGCTATCTACGAGGAAAACTCCGACTGGACGCCTCCCATCGAAGCAGAAATC CCTTCAGAAACGGTAACGACGCCCAGAGTGATCTACTTAGGGTTGGAGCCAATCCCTCACATGTGTCACGCGACAGGTCCTTCGAACAACAAGACGCAGATCTGTGACGTTTACACCCCGTACTCTGATCCCATACCTTTCGAGATCAGTCTGAAGCCTAACGAGAATGTCACTGGTTCTAACGACACAGAGAGTTTCTGCAGATACCCTATAG CCACCGAGCTAAACTGCAGGATGCCCGCTGAAGTCATCCAGAAATTGAAGTCCGAAAACGAGTACTGCGAGCCCGTGATAGGTTGCGAGATCCACTGGCCGTACAACAACACGGACAGTTTACTGAGAAAATCCCAGTGCGGATATGGCAACATCAGCTTTTACCTCTACATCCTCGTCCGATCTCTTGGTGATATCTTCCCAGCGGCTGCTTTGGTGCTGATCGACACCGCTATCGTCATAGCTACAAGAGAAACGTCAACTGGTAGAGGAGATGTAGGCAAACAATTCGCTTTAGGTGCCCTTGGTCTGGCTGTTTTTCCACCCTTGGTTGGTTGGTTGGGCCATGGAAGCTTCTTGGTGGCTATCATCACCTTCACGATCTTAATGCTGGTAGCTGCCCTGATACTCATCTTGGATTC AAATATGCCTTTGAGTCCTCCCGAATGGTGGTGGCATACAAGATGCGGAATGCTAGCTCTACCCATGTCATCGGTCAGAAAATACGGGTTTGAAGTTATAGCTTTGGGAATTGTGTTTTTCTGTTTGGGGATATTCTGGAACGCAATCGATGCTTTCTTACCATG GCACATTGTAAAATTGAATAACCCATCAGCAGCAATCATCGGACTGACGTATGCCATCGGTGCCATACCGGCAGTGGCGTACCTAACATTTGCTGAGAAAATTGTCGACTATTGTGGACACTCGAATATTTTGATACTGTGCTTCGTCAACTACATTGTTCATCACTTAG CTTTAGTTTTTATTCAAGAAGCATCCATCATCCTGATTTGTGAAATTCTCGAAATAGTTACCCTACATTTTATGTGGGTGACAGCCGTACTTTATCTCAGACATCTAGTCCCAAGGAAATATACCACTTGTGGTCAGGCACTGCCTGTTATAACCCATTTTTGCCTAG GGAGATTCGTAGGTGCCCTTTTAGGAGGACTAGCTTACTCGGAATATCCAGATAATTTCAAGAGGGTTCATAAATGGTTTTCAATCTCTGCAGCAGTAATTGCAACTATTTATTCCATTTCTTACCATTTCTATCTGAAATTCTACTGTATACCACCCACGCAACTACCGCCTGATCCAGCGCCATCTACTGTGCAAC ATATGAATGGCAACGGAAATTACACGCCTCTCAGAGTTTATCACAACAGCAGCTCCAAGAAAGGGCACTTCCGCTATTGA
- the LOC123309641 gene encoding uncharacterized protein LOC123309641 isoform X1, producing the protein MFKYNPNLISLKCVIFLFFGALGSFFPFLPLHMNDLGLSKDEAVTITAVAALVATIGPLIVAPLADRLAGTSSGGTRSKSGKYLKLMIAVCLILSVIFYWLLATIPRVPKIPSNKRGPLKVSFMCNEHGGYVLQDRCDNEETCYNWNSEIVGTVLVKNCDFTCEVTPSWTNEVMTEPPNGENTSSGQEVYSEAIYEENSDWTPPIEAEIVPSETVTTPRVIYLGLEPIPHMCHATGPSNNKTQICDVYTPYSDPIPFEISLKPNENVTGSNDTESFCRYPIATELNCRMPAEVIQKLKSENEYCEPVIGCEIHWPYNNTDSLLRKSQCGYGNISFYLYILVRSLGDIFPAAALVLIDTAIVIATRETSTGRGDVGKQFALGALGLAVFPPLVGWLGHGSFLVAIITFTILMLVAALILILDSNMPLSPPEWWWHTRCGMLALPMSSVRKYGFEVIALGIVFFCLGIFWNAIDAFLPWHIVKLNNPSAAIIGLTYAIGAIPAVAYLTFAEKIVDYCGHSNILILCFVNYIVHHLALVFIQEASIILICEILEIVTLHFMWVTAVLYLRHLVPRKYTTCGQALPVITHFCLGRFVGALLGGLAYSEYPDNFKRVHKWFSISAAVIATIYSISYHFYLKFYCIPPTQLPPDPAPSTVQHMNGNGNYTPLRVYHNSSSKKGHFRY; encoded by the exons atgttcaaatacAACCCAAATTTGATTTCACTGAAATGTGTTAtctttctcttttttggag ccCTCGGGAGCTTCTTTCCCTTCCTACCCCTCCATATGAACGATTTAGGGTTATCAAAAGATGAGGCGGTTACCATCACAGCAGTAGCAGCACTGGTAGCAACTATAGGCCCCCTTATAGTAGCCCCCTTGGCCGACAGATTGGCTGGAACATCATCAGGGGGAACCAGGAGCAAATCAGGAAAATATCTCAAGTTGATGATTGCAGTCTGTCTCATTCTTTCGGTGATATTTTATTGGCTGTTGGCTACAATACCGAGAGTT CCCAAGATACCTTCAAAT AAAAGAGGCCCTTTGAAAGTGAGTTTTATGTGTAATGAACATGGTGGATATGTACTGCAAGATCGCTGTGATAATGAGGAAACTTGCTATAATTGGAATAGTGAGATC GTGGGCACTGTATTGGTGAAAAATTGTGACTTCACATGTGAGGTGACCCCGTCGTGGACAAATGAGGTGATGACCGAACCACCAAATGGTGAGAACACCAGCAGCGGCCAAGAGGTATACAGTGAAGCTATCTACGAGGAAAACTCCGACTGGACGCCTCCCATCGAAGCAGAAATCGTG CCTTCAGAAACGGTAACGACGCCCAGAGTGATCTACTTAGGGTTGGAGCCAATCCCTCACATGTGTCACGCGACAGGTCCTTCGAACAACAAGACGCAGATCTGTGACGTTTACACCCCGTACTCTGATCCCATACCTTTCGAGATCAGTCTGAAGCCTAACGAGAATGTCACTGGTTCTAACGACACAGAGAGTTTCTGCAGATACCCTATAG CCACCGAGCTAAACTGCAGGATGCCCGCTGAAGTCATCCAGAAATTGAAGTCCGAAAACGAGTACTGCGAGCCCGTGATAGGTTGCGAGATCCACTGGCCGTACAACAACACGGACAGTTTACTGAGAAAATCCCAGTGCGGATATGGCAACATCAGCTTTTACCTCTACATCCTCGTCCGATCTCTTGGTGATATCTTCCCAGCGGCTGCTTTGGTGCTGATCGACACCGCTATCGTCATAGCTACAAGAGAAACGTCAACTGGTAGAGGAGATGTAGGCAAACAATTCGCTTTAGGTGCCCTTGGTCTGGCTGTTTTTCCACCCTTGGTTGGTTGGTTGGGCCATGGAAGCTTCTTGGTGGCTATCATCACCTTCACGATCTTAATGCTGGTAGCTGCCCTGATACTCATCTTGGATTC AAATATGCCTTTGAGTCCTCCCGAATGGTGGTGGCATACAAGATGCGGAATGCTAGCTCTACCCATGTCATCGGTCAGAAAATACGGGTTTGAAGTTATAGCTTTGGGAATTGTGTTTTTCTGTTTGGGGATATTCTGGAACGCAATCGATGCTTTCTTACCATG GCACATTGTAAAATTGAATAACCCATCAGCAGCAATCATCGGACTGACGTATGCCATCGGTGCCATACCGGCAGTGGCGTACCTAACATTTGCTGAGAAAATTGTCGACTATTGTGGACACTCGAATATTTTGATACTGTGCTTCGTCAACTACATTGTTCATCACTTAG CTTTAGTTTTTATTCAAGAAGCATCCATCATCCTGATTTGTGAAATTCTCGAAATAGTTACCCTACATTTTATGTGGGTGACAGCCGTACTTTATCTCAGACATCTAGTCCCAAGGAAATATACCACTTGTGGTCAGGCACTGCCTGTTATAACCCATTTTTGCCTAG GGAGATTCGTAGGTGCCCTTTTAGGAGGACTAGCTTACTCGGAATATCCAGATAATTTCAAGAGGGTTCATAAATGGTTTTCAATCTCTGCAGCAGTAATTGCAACTATTTATTCCATTTCTTACCATTTCTATCTGAAATTCTACTGTATACCACCCACGCAACTACCGCCTGATCCAGCGCCATCTACTGTGCAAC ATATGAATGGCAACGGAAATTACACGCCTCTCAGAGTTTATCACAACAGCAGCTCCAAGAAAGGGCACTTCCGCTATTGA
- the LOC123309641 gene encoding uncharacterized protein LOC123309641 isoform X3: protein MFKYNPNLISLKCVIFLFFGALGSFFPFLPLHMNDLGLSKDEAVTITAVAALVATIGPLIVAPLADRLAGTSSGGTRSKSGKYLKLMIAVCLILSVIFYWLLATIPRVKRGPLKVSFMCNEHGGYVLQDRCDNEETCYNWNSEIVGTVLVKNCDFTCEVTPSWTNEVMTEPPNGENTSSGQEVYSEAIYEENSDWTPPIEAEIVPSETVTTPRVIYLGLEPIPHMCHATGPSNNKTQICDVYTPYSDPIPFEISLKPNENVTGSNDTESFCRYPIATELNCRMPAEVIQKLKSENEYCEPVIGCEIHWPYNNTDSLLRKSQCGYGNISFYLYILVRSLGDIFPAAALVLIDTAIVIATRETSTGRGDVGKQFALGALGLAVFPPLVGWLGHGSFLVAIITFTILMLVAALILILDSNMPLSPPEWWWHTRCGMLALPMSSVRKYGFEVIALGIVFFCLGIFWNAIDAFLPWHIVKLNNPSAAIIGLTYAIGAIPAVAYLTFAEKIVDYCGHSNILILCFVNYIVHHLALVFIQEASIILICEILEIVTLHFMWVTAVLYLRHLVPRKYTTCGQALPVITHFCLGRFVGALLGGLAYSEYPDNFKRVHKWFSISAAVIATIYSISYHFYLKFYCIPPTQLPPDPAPSTVQHMNGNGNYTPLRVYHNSSSKKGHFRY from the exons atgttcaaatacAACCCAAATTTGATTTCACTGAAATGTGTTAtctttctcttttttggag ccCTCGGGAGCTTCTTTCCCTTCCTACCCCTCCATATGAACGATTTAGGGTTATCAAAAGATGAGGCGGTTACCATCACAGCAGTAGCAGCACTGGTAGCAACTATAGGCCCCCTTATAGTAGCCCCCTTGGCCGACAGATTGGCTGGAACATCATCAGGGGGAACCAGGAGCAAATCAGGAAAATATCTCAAGTTGATGATTGCAGTCTGTCTCATTCTTTCGGTGATATTTTATTGGCTGTTGGCTACAATACCGAGAGTT AAAAGAGGCCCTTTGAAAGTGAGTTTTATGTGTAATGAACATGGTGGATATGTACTGCAAGATCGCTGTGATAATGAGGAAACTTGCTATAATTGGAATAGTGAGATC GTGGGCACTGTATTGGTGAAAAATTGTGACTTCACATGTGAGGTGACCCCGTCGTGGACAAATGAGGTGATGACCGAACCACCAAATGGTGAGAACACCAGCAGCGGCCAAGAGGTATACAGTGAAGCTATCTACGAGGAAAACTCCGACTGGACGCCTCCCATCGAAGCAGAAATCGTG CCTTCAGAAACGGTAACGACGCCCAGAGTGATCTACTTAGGGTTGGAGCCAATCCCTCACATGTGTCACGCGACAGGTCCTTCGAACAACAAGACGCAGATCTGTGACGTTTACACCCCGTACTCTGATCCCATACCTTTCGAGATCAGTCTGAAGCCTAACGAGAATGTCACTGGTTCTAACGACACAGAGAGTTTCTGCAGATACCCTATAG CCACCGAGCTAAACTGCAGGATGCCCGCTGAAGTCATCCAGAAATTGAAGTCCGAAAACGAGTACTGCGAGCCCGTGATAGGTTGCGAGATCCACTGGCCGTACAACAACACGGACAGTTTACTGAGAAAATCCCAGTGCGGATATGGCAACATCAGCTTTTACCTCTACATCCTCGTCCGATCTCTTGGTGATATCTTCCCAGCGGCTGCTTTGGTGCTGATCGACACCGCTATCGTCATAGCTACAAGAGAAACGTCAACTGGTAGAGGAGATGTAGGCAAACAATTCGCTTTAGGTGCCCTTGGTCTGGCTGTTTTTCCACCCTTGGTTGGTTGGTTGGGCCATGGAAGCTTCTTGGTGGCTATCATCACCTTCACGATCTTAATGCTGGTAGCTGCCCTGATACTCATCTTGGATTC AAATATGCCTTTGAGTCCTCCCGAATGGTGGTGGCATACAAGATGCGGAATGCTAGCTCTACCCATGTCATCGGTCAGAAAATACGGGTTTGAAGTTATAGCTTTGGGAATTGTGTTTTTCTGTTTGGGGATATTCTGGAACGCAATCGATGCTTTCTTACCATG GCACATTGTAAAATTGAATAACCCATCAGCAGCAATCATCGGACTGACGTATGCCATCGGTGCCATACCGGCAGTGGCGTACCTAACATTTGCTGAGAAAATTGTCGACTATTGTGGACACTCGAATATTTTGATACTGTGCTTCGTCAACTACATTGTTCATCACTTAG CTTTAGTTTTTATTCAAGAAGCATCCATCATCCTGATTTGTGAAATTCTCGAAATAGTTACCCTACATTTTATGTGGGTGACAGCCGTACTTTATCTCAGACATCTAGTCCCAAGGAAATATACCACTTGTGGTCAGGCACTGCCTGTTATAACCCATTTTTGCCTAG GGAGATTCGTAGGTGCCCTTTTAGGAGGACTAGCTTACTCGGAATATCCAGATAATTTCAAGAGGGTTCATAAATGGTTTTCAATCTCTGCAGCAGTAATTGCAACTATTTATTCCATTTCTTACCATTTCTATCTGAAATTCTACTGTATACCACCCACGCAACTACCGCCTGATCCAGCGCCATCTACTGTGCAAC ATATGAATGGCAACGGAAATTACACGCCTCTCAGAGTTTATCACAACAGCAGCTCCAAGAAAGGGCACTTCCGCTATTGA